One Oncorhynchus kisutch isolate 150728-3 linkage group LG30, Okis_V2, whole genome shotgun sequence genomic window, gactcagatttttcacttaaaAAATGTATACcgaacaaaaaccattgatttcaaagttgaaCAACCCAtagaactctatgcacaagggCTACTTTTAACATTTAGCctgaaaaacacatttacaggaagaactgtgcagatacaAATTTTGGTTACCAAACATTGCCTCTGCAGTTTTCCAGtggaacatttatttatttatttactgtcaattgttcaaagtagtcattgtgcatagagttgtatgctttgttaaactttgaaatcaatgttttttgtttggtatacattttAAAGTTAATAATCTGAGTTTAAGCATAATTTCATGGAATTGCCCAGCTTGCATTTATAGGTGAACGCATGCTTGCTAACAGGTGAAAAATCTTCATCACTGAGGATCGGTACAGGTCCCCCGGCTCCAGATACACCATATTCAAGTAATCAAAGTCCTAATGGAAGATGAGTCATCAATTGATTACCTGGTCAGCCACTCTGTAGACCTTCGCCTTGTCACTGCAGTCACACAGGTAGTAGTGGACCCTAGTTGCCCCTTTCTCCTTCACTAGtcttgcaggggggggggggggggggggggggggcaaaattcTCTGCCATGAGCCAGCCAATGCCTACCCCTGTGATAAGGACGATTTCCCCAGTGACATTTTTCTTCTTGAGTCAGATGAACGGTCTGACAAATGCCTCCATGTTGTAATAGATGGACATTACAATGAACAAAAGTTTCCAAGAGGATATTAATTTTGCTGACCCCTGGAAAGACAgttctgtttgttttggtttaACTGTTGTATGCTGGCAAATTTGTTTGTGCTCGTTGGAGATCCTAATAAGCAAGAAACCCAATGAATAGATTTCAGATTAGCATGATTTGATCTAAAAAGGTCCAATTTCAACTGATAATATATTCATGATTCATGAAATGTCCTCATGAATCCATACGCCAAACACAACCTCAATTCAGTGATGTAGACAAACATTTGGAGCACTGAATGATAGGATATAGCGAATAAAAAGTAGCAAATTAGGTCAACATCATTTCCGTATTTAAAAATGTATCAAAATGTAACCAATGCAAATTTACCTCAATAGACAATCAGCTCAACCTTGGATATTTTGTATCGCCTCCTTTCAACACTGGACATTCGGGTCTTTAATCGACCTTTGCACTCCGCGGTGAAGCGCACGGTAATTAAAGCAAAAAAGATACTCACTAAAACAGGAATTTGTCTACTTACTTCTTGTTGACATATAACTACCTTCTGCGTGGTTTCTTCGTTGCTTTTCCCGTCTTCAAGTGCCTGAACAGAGCAGCCGAGCATACCCTAGATTTGATCTGGAGCCTCTATGTAAGGTCACATGACACCCAATCAAAACTCGAGTAAGGAATTATGGGATTTAGGTATGTATGTTTGTCATTCAAAAGGTCCCGCAGGCTACATTTTTAAACGTTCTTTAGATGATTTATATTTttgcatgtaaaaataaaaacagattttGTTCCATACAGAAAATAAATGACCAACTAGATACATACATAATCACATGATACATAAGTAACAATTAACATTTTCTTTaagcatattttttttattttttttattttacctttatttaaccaggtaggcaagttgagaacaggttctcatttacaattgcgacctggccaagataaagcatagcataTGCCTAATGAGGGCTGACAAGACATTCAATTAATATGCATTGATTAATGAATACCATTAATATTTTGACATCTTCCTATTTGACATAACCATATATAGAGATTTGATAGATATGATAGATATTAATCTATACATTTGATAAAGGACTTATCTATATGATGTCTGCATCTGCCAACATTTTGGAAGTGAAAATCTGtggctatacactgagtatacaaaaaactatgaacacctgctcctttccatgacatagactgaccaggtgaatccaggtgaaagctatgatcccttattgatgtcacttgtcaaatccacttcaatcagtgtagatgaaggggagaagggatGTTAAAGAAGGATCtcttcaactcaatattaggaaggtttacTTAATGTTctctacactcagtgtagatatGGTGGTGCCTCTGAACACTGAAACTAGAGAAATTGAAGATATTAATGAATGTGGCAGAATGGAGCGGGGCTATCAATCCCCTTTTGTAGAAATCTAACTTGTGAATCATATTTCAAATACTGCCTTATTGTTATGAAGAGCATTCTTCATATAGACCTCTAGCGGGATTAAGTTAAGCAAAATATCTAGCCAAGCTGTGAAGTTTTGGTACTGCGTGAAGTTGGGGGAGCTAAGAGACAACATCTAAAGGCAATTGCTGTTAATATTTTGTGTTCACGTGAGCAATGTGTACAAAAATATAGACAGGCCACAAAGCACCTACATTTGCTTAATAAATCTCCCCCCAAGCTGAGTGAATCTGTCAAATGAATCCAATCCTCAACACTAACACCATAGTTATTATCAGGTGGGCTTGGCAGAGTGAGACAGTAGCATTAGCTCCACTTCCCAAGCTGACAAACACATCAAACAGCCAGAACAAGACAGAGCGGAGTCCAATTATTTCTGCAGGATTCATGGGTTTATTAGGTTTTGTACAACTAATTGGTCTCAAATGCTGTTCTGTTCTCTATAGAAAGAACACAAAACGAGGACATTTTCAACTGAAAGCAACATGTTTCGACATCAGCATACTGAGATAAGTGTGAGCACGGTGGAAAGTAGGTCTAGCCACCAACATATTTTCATCTTGCCTTGCCAAGAGATTCTGGGCAATACTAAATAACCCACCATTAAAAATGGTTTGGATGACACAACAATACCCTAGGTAAGTCTAAAATTAACTAACACTTCAAAAAAGTTAACTATCGATTTAAAAACAGTGGCAagtcaaagagagagagcaaacaggtCATGCCATGATTGGTTTTCCACACATGCCCCAGCCCGCGCACACCACAATGAACACGGGTTAATTTATAAATAACCAAACCCATAAAACATACAGTACTGGTTGTCATAAATGTAGTTATCATCACCTGATAGGcttagtgtttttttttgtcacaGTAAACCCAAACAAACAAAAAGCAGCACAGTACAAGCACAACAACAGAATAAGAATGGATCATCTGATCAATATTGAGAGTCCAGACTCATCAGGAGGGGTTGGAGAAGGGGCTGCCCCTAGTCCATGAATCCGCCATATTTCTTCTGTATCTCAGCCAGGGGGGAGTCAACCCCCTGCCCCTCCCAGGAGCGTTTCAGGAGCCCCCCCTTGTTCTTCTGATCCTCCAGCCACTCAGGCCTCCCTACCCTCCTCATGAAGCCCCCATAACGCTTCTTCAATGGCCTGCCCGCCACCTCCAGAGCCCCGAagtccccccctctcctcatGAACCCCCCGTAGCGCTTGGCCAACTCTCCGTCTCTCTGCGCCTCCGCCTCTGAATTCAGGATCTTCAGGATCTCCAGACGGATGTCCTCTTCCTCAGCCACTGGGCTGTTCTGTCCTCCCTGCACTCCTCCATCCTGTACGGGTGGGCTCCTCCTGATCATGAACCCCCCGTAGCGCTTCATGAAGCCACCATACTTCTTGGCCAGCTGGTGCTGCTCGCCCTCCACCCCTTCCTGTTTGATTTCGTCAACAGCGACAGGCTCCTCCTCCAATAGGACGTCTCGGCAGAGGCGGAGCTTCGTGGTGTCCATGCTGCCCTCACATTCTATTGAGCATGTCTGCAAAGATATGAAGGGGAGGGGAACCTCAAAACACAGAAGTGTAGCAGAGGCTCACAAACCCATTTCCTTTCTGTAAATCTAGTTTTAATTTGAGACTTGTCTCTATCAAGGGGCACATGGTACACAGCCGTGAAGAAATAATATATTGTCTGGAgtgatatagtgatatagtgatataTGTTTTGCCATATAAAGGCAAATTGTACATATAGAGTAGTGTTTAATTAGACAATATTTAACAGGAGCAGAAACAAGTCCAATTCTGGTGCGTGAAATAACTGGGTGCGGCCGCTATTCTCCAATGCCAGAGAGACACAGTTGGATGTACAAACAAATGGATTCTATTTGCCTATACCAATATGTTATGATACTTCTCTATTAGTTTTAAGAATAATTAAATAAGTAAGATGGAAAACAGATGGAGGGACACTTTTATCTGGTTCATTAAACAGCTTCTGGCAAACACAGTTAATGAGAAAGCCTGTTACTACCCTACATCTAATGCCTCATAGCACTTGTCTTTTTTATTTCTGAGCACATCAAAGCAGCAGAGAAGAGGGCTTTTGTATAGCCTACAGATAATTCTGAATACATTATCTCATGGAAAATAAACGTCTCAGATTCAtttttatttgactttatttTATTGGAGGTTATTTGAATAATATGAAAAAATGATCTCTAAgaactattataaactgggttgttggagccctgaattctgattggctgacagccatggtaaaTTTAAGCAATAAtgcacgaggaggtgtggtatatggccaacatgAAGGAATAGGggaaaaggaaaccgcacactgctctttatagtatcactgatctttaataagctttacttATGGCATAGTTTTTGTGAATATTCTGAAATttgcacccttatgtagacctagccccacccacatccgttccaaACATAGAAGGGGATTGGAGgcaaaggaaaaacaaataaatgctaccaaatataacaatatgtATTTCATAAATATTACAAAAGTGTATAAATAAGACTTATGaaacacgtctgtaaaaccacaatgaggacatagCAAGTTTTCATTAGTCATTGGGTACATAACGTATAACTATTTTAGGTTTGATGATGAATACTACCTCCAAACGAATGGAACATTGATGGACTCCACATTCGCCTTTATGTGGGTCTTTTTGAAGAAAGTTTTGTTAATAATGAAAACGAAAATCAATTTTTGAATAAAGTTCTGAAGTGGTATCGATATATTGACAAAAAATGTTGCATATGGGAAGGAACTGAAAAAGAGCTGTCAGATTTTATGGCACTACTCAATGACATTGACCCCAATCTCAAATTCACTATTGAACGTGACACTCAACGTGTTCATTACCTTGATATGTGGATTGAGAaatcaaatggaaccctgttttACAACTCTGTATAGAAAAGAAACGGACAGAATACTCTATTGCAGGTGGACAGCTTCCATCCTGAGCCATTAAAAAGGGGACTTCCAAGAAGCCACTTTTTCAGACTGCGCCGTATATGCCACTCCACAGAAGATTACCTAGAAAAAGCAGCGGAGATGCGCATTCGGTTTCTAAGAAGAGGCTATTCGCCACAATGTGTGGATGAAGCTCTTAATTTGGCATTGGGAAAAACAGGAGATGAACTGTTACAAAAAAGACCcgctaaagctaaagaacactctgtaatgtcCACAACTACATATACTTTGAACTCGCGAAAAGTGGGAGGTGTGGTCAAAAAACACTGGCATATTTTATCATCGGACCCAGTTTTGCTGGCTGATTTAAAAAATCCGCCACTTATTGTGTATAGGAGAGGTCGCAATTTACGCGATAAATTGGTTCATGCCAACTGCCAGCCACAAAAGAAAATCAGACAGGTTCTTTTACGCCCTCTACCAAATGGTAGCTATTAATGCAGAGG contains:
- the penka gene encoding proenkephalin a; protein product: MAVPGNSLWRLLLCAYFALTVGADCEKDCALCLNRILGQQTAINTLTCSIECEGSMDTTKLRLCRDVLLEEEPVAVDEIKQEGVEGEQHQLAKKYGGFMKRYGGFMIRRSPPVQDGGVQGGQNSPVAEEEDIRLEILKILNSEAEAQRDGELAKRYGGFMRRGGDFGALEVAGRPLKKRYGGFMRRVGRPEWLEDQKNKGGLLKRSWEGQGVDSPLAEIQKKYGGFMD